One region of Deltaproteobacteria bacterium genomic DNA includes:
- a CDS encoding cysteine--tRNA ligase: protein MSLRIYNSQTKQKEPFVPLNPPQVGIYVCGVTVYDSCHIGHARSMIVFDALVRTLRFKGFQVTYVRNFTDIDDKIIARAEQQGVEPKTLAEKYIQEFGDDMKALGVLVPDWEPRATRHIPEIIRLVQKLIEQGTAYEIDGDVFFAVEKFSAYGALSNRTLEEMQAGARIEVDPRKRHPMDFALWKKGKPGDPVWDSPWGPGRPGWHIECSAMSSRYLGETFDIHGGGKDLIFPHHENELAQSMAVTLKPLARYWVHNGFVTIDGEKMSKSLGNFLTIKEMAGRYHPEGIRLLLLSRHYRSPLDYSDQAMQEAQMGLHRFYALLRDLENPENRLQMRGNESLTPERVQETEEAITNFGAHFQEALEDDFNTAQAIGHMYELARQLNRVMDTIRPKEIKGLLGPFQKASGLFKQYGQILGILAQPPQEFLEQERTRLLKKMGLSAEEIEELIAQRNQARKEKDWARADALRNQLTEMHVLLKDTSQGTVWQIEE, encoded by the coding sequence ATGTCCCTTCGAATCTATAATTCCCAAACCAAACAGAAAGAACCTTTTGTCCCCCTGAACCCGCCACAGGTGGGAATCTATGTCTGCGGCGTGACGGTTTATGACAGTTGTCATATCGGGCATGCCCGGTCCATGATTGTTTTTGACGCCCTGGTTCGAACCCTGCGGTTTAAAGGCTTTCAGGTTACTTATGTGCGCAACTTTACCGATATCGATGACAAGATCATCGCCCGGGCCGAGCAACAGGGTGTAGAGCCTAAAACACTGGCCGAAAAATATATCCAGGAATTTGGAGACGACATGAAGGCCCTGGGGGTTTTGGTTCCTGATTGGGAGCCCAGGGCAACCCGGCATATCCCGGAGATCATCCGATTGGTTCAGAAACTCATCGAACAGGGCACAGCTTATGAAATAGACGGGGATGTCTTTTTCGCCGTGGAGAAGTTTTCGGCCTATGGGGCCCTTTCCAACAGGACTTTGGAAGAGATGCAGGCCGGGGCCAGAATCGAGGTCGATCCCCGAAAACGGCATCCTATGGACTTTGCCCTCTGGAAAAAAGGCAAGCCCGGAGACCCGGTCTGGGACAGCCCCTGGGGACCGGGCCGGCCGGGCTGGCATATCGAATGTTCGGCCATGAGCTCCCGTTACTTAGGGGAGACCTTTGATATTCATGGGGGCGGAAAGGATTTGATCTTCCCCCATCACGAGAATGAGCTGGCCCAGTCTATGGCGGTTACCTTGAAGCCTCTGGCCCGGTATTGGGTGCACAACGGCTTTGTCACCATTGACGGGGAAAAGATGTCCAAGTCTCTGGGAAACTTTTTGACCATTAAGGAAATGGCCGGGCGGTACCATCCGGAGGGGATCCGTCTGCTTTTACTCTCCCGCCATTATCGTTCTCCGCTGGATTATTCGGACCAGGCCATGCAGGAAGCCCAGATGGGCCTTCACCGCTTTTATGCCCTGTTGAGGGATTTGGAAAACCCGGAAAATCGTCTTCAGATGAGAGGCAATGAATCCCTGACCCCGGAACGGGTGCAGGAAACGGAAGAAGCCATCACTAATTTCGGGGCCCATTTTCAAGAAGCCCTGGAAGATGATTTCAACACCGCCCAGGCCATTGGACATATGTATGAGTTAGCCAGGCAGTTGAATCGGGTGATGGATACCATCCGCCCGAAAGAAATAAAAGGCTTGCTTGGTCCCTTTCAGAAGGCTTCCGGACTTTTCAAACAATACGGACAAATCTTAGGGATCCTGGCCCAGCCTCCCCAGGAATTCTTGGAACAGGAACGGACCCGTCTCCTTAAAAAGATGGGCCTGTCCGCGGAGGAGATCGAAGAATTGATCGCCCAACGCAACCAGGCCCGTAAGGAAAAAGATTGGGCCCGGGCCGATGCCCTGCGAAACCAGTTAACGGAAATGCACGTTCTTTTGAAAGATACTTCTCAGGGAACGGTCTGGCAGATCGAGGAATAA